GCGTGAAGAAGAAGCTGTCGGGGCCCAAGACGCTGGTGTACGACGAAATCGGAGCGTAAGCAAAATTCAGGTCGAAAGAACGCGTCGAACCCGGATTTCCGTCGCCGATGAAGCTGTAGGAACCAACAGTCACCCCATTGATTCGCGCATCAAAGGTGTTGACGGTGCCAAGCTCGGTAACGTCCGACATGCTGAACTGCCAACGAGAGCTGTCAGTGTTGGCCAGTCCGGTGTTGCCGAAGGTTTCTTCGACGTAATCACCGATGTTGTAGTGTTGACCACCACCGCCGCTGCCCAAGGTGCCAAAGCCGCTGATGGCATCACGGGTGGTGGAGTTTTCGGTGGGGAAGCCGATCACAGACGTCGCCATGACGCCGGCTTGCGATTGCGCGGCGGTCATCACCATCAGGGCGACGCAGCCCAACGCGGCAAAAAAGGTACGTTTCATGTTGCAAACTCTCTTTGGGGGGAAGTTACCACTCACCCCACTTTTGGGTGAGTGGTTCAATGGTCGCTCAAAAATTTTGCAGATCAAGACGCAAGTCCGGAAAAACCCGCATTCTCCGCAAACTACCCATGTCGCCGACTGGTGCGTGTCGCACCTGTCGTGCATCGCAAGCCGCAGATCGATTGAATCAACGCCTTGGTCTTTCCACGAAAAAAACGGGCAGCCTTGGGGGGCCGCCCGTTTCAGTGAAGATCGGTCGTTTCGAAGTGACTAGGCGGTCGCTCGGCGACGGCGGCGATAAACCGAAGCGCCGAACGCACATGCACCGAAGGCAAACACGGCCAGCGAAGCGGGCTCTGGCACGGCCGCGGCGTTGTTATTGCCGGTCAAAGTGACGGTTCCACCAGGAATCCAATTCCACGCGCCTTGGCCAAGAGGGACCGTCGAAGTGGAAATCAATGTCAGGAAGAAGCTCTCGGGGCCGGCACCGCCGGTGAACGAAGCGATGGGAGCATAGGTGAAATCCAGATCAAACGTGTGCGTGGTCGGGGTCGCTCCGTCGCCATCGAAGCTGTACGAGCCGACCGTTGTACCGTTGATGCGCGCGTCAAACGTGCTGGTGACTCCTGCGTCCGTCGTGTCGGACATGCTGAACTGCCAACGCGAGCTGGTTGTGTCGACCAGTCCGGTGTTGCCAAAGGTTTCTTCGACATAGTCGCCGATCTCGACGTGGACTCCGCCGCCGCCCGAACCAAGCACACTATCGCCGAAAATCGCGTGACGTGTGAACGAGAATTCCGATGGGAAAGCTAGAGTCGTCGTCATGACGCCCGCGTGAGATTGAGCTGCGCTCATCACCAACAAGGCGACGCACACCATTGCGGCAGAAAAGGAACGTTTCATGCTAGATCTTTGAGAAGAGAGAAGAGAGTCGATTGGGGAACGCCAAAAGGGTGGCCCGGCCAATGGATGATTACCGCAATTCTTTTCATTTCAAGAGCAAACGCCGTCAAAATCTGCAAAACCCGAAAAAACGACGCATTCCACCTATTTCACCCTGCCTACCAGGTGGGAGCCGACCGCCTCGCGAGGCCCAAAAAGCGGCCGATAACTTGATGTGCAAGCGATTCGCGGCGGCAAGCTTGGCATGGGCACTCGAACTCGCGAACGTGCCGGCCGACTGCTTGGGAGCGGACACTTTGTAGAAACAGGCCGCCGGACATTGGGACACGGATCATTGGGACACGGGACACCAAAACGCTGTCTAACAAACCGTGCCGTTGGCGGTCTTTCGACGGCGATACGCTGCGATTCCGAGCGAACACGTCGCAAACGTCAACAGCGCCATCGATCCGGGTTCGGGAATAGCTTGAGCTGAACTCATGCCGGTCAGCGTGACCGTGCCGCCTGGGTTCCAGGCCCAGGTGCCAGAGCCGGTCGGAACAGTGGACGTCGCTAACAGCGTTAAGAAGAAGCTGTCGGGCCCCATTACACCGATTTGCGAATTGATGGCGGGAGCATGCGTGTAGGTCAAGTCAAAATCATGGACACTGCCAAAAACACCGTCGCTGGTGTAACTGAAAGATCCAACGGTTGCACCGTTGATTCGCGCATCGAAAGTATTCAAGACACCATCGAGCGTGAAATCGGTGATACTAAACTGCCACTGCGATCCGGTTGTGTTTGAAAGCCCCGTGTTGCCGTACGTTTGCTCGACGTAGTCGCCCAGATTGAAGTGTACAGCGCTTCCGGTACCCAACACACCAAACCCATTGATCGCATCGCGGGTCGTGGAAAACTCAGTTGGGAAATCGAGCAGCACCGACGTGACGACTCCGGCATAGGACGTCGCTGACATCGCAATAGCAAGAGCAGCACTCAGAAACGCAGCCTGAATATGTCGCGTCATGATAAAGATTCTTCGTTCACAGGGGGAATCTCGCACGTCCTACATCGCGTGCCAGACAAATCCACTGTCGCACAGATTTGCTATAATTCAACGAATAACTTTCCCGAATCACCTTTGCCAGTGCAGTTTCAGATTTTTGCTTGAAAGCCATTCGTCGGTGATTAAAAAGCCTCCCGCAAGTCTTTTCGTGTGATACGAAAAGGCGGATCGAAATCCGAACGGTCAAACGAGGAAGTCGTACCGGGAAGAGGACGCCGCGCTAGGAATCCGGAACCGCTTTTTCTTGCAGTTCTTCCAGCGATGCCCATTCGAGGGTTGAGATATGGCAGGCCTCCAGCACGACGGACGGCGCGAATCCTGCGTCGTAGGCTTCGCGCCATCGGGCCGCGCACAAGCACCAGCGGTCACCGGGCTTCAACCCAGGAAAGCGGTACATCGGCATCGGCGTGCTCAGATCGTTGCCGCGTGACTTGCTGAACTCCAAAAACTCGGCCGTCACTTCACAGCAAACCGTGTGCAGACCGGCATCGTCGCCGCCGGTGTTGCAGCATCCGTCGCGGTAAAAACCGGTCATCGGATCGGTGCTGCATGATGCCAAATCGGTTCCCAGAACGTTCTTCGCCATGATGAATCTGTCTCGTGCCGGTTGGATGAAAGAACTCGTCGCGTTTCGGCCAGTGTAGCACCCCCGGGGTTGGGTATCGGTGCAGTGAATCGGAGATGCAACGCGAGGCGTCCATCTTAAGCTCTCGCCCGTTAAACGATCTGGGTGACACGGGTATAGTGAACCGGCGGTAAACGCAGCGCGGGCAAGTTTTTTGGGTTGATGAAGCGAACGGGAGACACCGAGTATGGACGCGATCTTTAAGAACTTGACCGAGGCACAACAGGAAGCCGTTGCGCACGTCGACGGCCCAATGTTGATTTTGGCAGGACCGGGATCCGGAAAGACGCGCGTCGTCACCCACCGAATCGCCAACATGATTCACCAAGGCGTTCCGCCGTGGCAAATCGCGGCGTTGACGTTCACCAACAAGGCCGCCGATGAAATGCGGATGCGGGTCGAGTCCCTGGCGCCGAATCAACCGGTCTGGATGGGCACGTTCCACCGCTTCTGTGCCCAACTTTTGCGGCGTTACGCGACAATGGTCGGGCTGCAAGAAAACTATTCGATTTACGACACGTCGGATTCAAAGCAAGCGATGAAGCGGGCCGTGCTGGCGGCCGGTGTCTCGACCACTCACGCATCGCCCGAACAAATCGCCTCGGCGATCAGCCACGCCAAGAACCGCTTGACCACGCCCGAGATGATGCAGGGCCTTGCGCTGCGTCCGCTCGATGCGTTGGCGGCGAAGGTCTATCCGATTTACCAGCAACAGTTGTTGACGGCCAACGCGGTCGACTTCGATGACTTGCTTTTGCACATTGCCAACTTGCTGCGCGAGAATCCAGAGATCCGTGGCGAACTGGACAGCAAGTATCGATACATCTTGGTCGACGAATACCAGGACACCAACTTGGCCCAGTACGCGATCGTTCGCGCGCTGTCGATTGACCACCCCAACCTGGCCGTCACCGGCGACCCGGACCAATCGATCTATGGTTGGCGGGGCGCGGACCTGAACAACATCCTGGATTTTGAAAAGGATTATCCGTCCGTCAAAACGGTCCGGTTGGAAAAGAACTATCGCAGCACACCGAACATCCTGCGCGCGGCCGATCAGTTGATTCGATACAACCGCCGACGCAAGGCAAAGGAATTATTCACGGATCACCCCGAAGGCGAAGCGGTGATCTTGCGAATGTTCGAAGACGGTTACCAGGAAGCCGACGGCATCGCCGACGAGATCTCGCGGGCCATCATCAGCGACGGATTGAAACCGTCGGACTTTGCGATCTTTTGCCGCATGAACGCGTTGACGCGGTCGCTCGAACACGCCCTTCGCAGCCGGTCGTTGCCGTACCAGATCGTCAACGGTGTCGAGTTCTATCAGCGCCGTGAAATCAAAGATCTGTTGGCTTACCTTCACTTGGTCAACAACCCCAACCACGACGTCGCGTTGATGCGCGTGATCAACACGCCGACGCGGGGCATCGGCAATCGAACCGTTGAACGGATTCGCGAATTTGCGGACTACAACGCAATCCCAATGCTGGAAGCGGCGCGGCGTGCGGACCAGATCGAAGGACTCGCCAAACGCGCTGTCACGATGGTCAACAAGTTCATCAAGCTCTACGACCGGTTGGCGATCAAGGCGACGGCATCGCTGGAAGACTTGATCCGATACCTCGTCGAAGAGATCGATTACGAAGCGTACTTGGAAAAAACGGCCGTCGAACAGCAAGACGCCAACCCGATGTCGAACGTCGACGAACTGATCACCGCCGCTGTCGAATTCGACCGGCAACACCCCGACGACGGATCGCTCGAAGCGTTCTTGGAACAGGTCGCGCTGGTCGCCGACACCGACGCGATCGACGGGGGCACCGACCGTGTCACGATCATGACACTGCACGCGGCAAAAGGACTCGAATACCCGCGAGTGTTTGTGATCGCGGTCGAAGACGATTTGATTCCCCACAAACGATCCAAAGAAACCGAAGAGCAATTCGAAGAAGAACGTCGGCTTTTGTTCGTTGGCATCACGCGAGCGAAGGAGTGGTTGCAATTGAGTTGCTGTAAACGTCGCGCGGTCCGTGGCGACGTGCGACCGGTGATCCCAAGTCCGTTCTTGAACGAGTTGCCGCTCGATGAAATGAAACGGATCGAAAGCACGGGCAACCGCGATTGGTTCGATAGCGAAGACGACTACGACCAAAGCTATCCCGATTCATGGGATCTGCCGGACGAAGACGTCGGCTCAGATCAAGTTTGCAAAACGCCGTCGGACGAACCTGCTATCGTCGCACCGGCCGGATTCGAAATCGACGAGGTGTCTCAGTTGCCGCCCGAAGAGTTGGCGGCGGCGATGAAACCAAAGAAGAAAGCCTCTGTCGTTGTGGCGGGACTGAAGACGGGCGCCGACCTCCTGAAGGCGGGCACGACGCCGCTGATGAGCTATCGCGAAGGCACGACGGTTCGCCACCCGGAACACGGCGATGGCACGATCATCGAAGTCACCGGACGCGGTCCGAAGCGAACGGCAAAAGTCCAATTCGACGGAGGCGAACACAGCTTCCGCCTGGCCTATGCAAACCTGGAAGTCATCTAGCGGTCGGACGACCCCACGTGGACCCGCGACTCCGCTTGCGGGACGTGAACTGCAAAAGCAGTTCACAGAAGAACAATGTACAACCTGCGACGGAGTCGCAGGACCACGGTCACAGGCCACACTGGGCTTCTGAAAAAATGTGACTGCATAAAAAAACCGACCGACAACCTTTTCAGGTTGCCGGCCGGCTTTATGGTTTGCTTCGACCGTTCGGCGGCAAAATGGAGCCGCTGGGAGAAACGCGAAGATCTCGACGTGCTTCTGCACAAGTCTTTAGTTGATCAAGGCGAACCCTAAAAATGATCCCTCTGCCGAAAACTACTGGGCCGAAGCAGTGAAGGTCTTGTTCAAGACCAACACTTGGATTTTAGACTCGCCTGGGCGGTCAGCAAAGGCATCGACCAAACTTTCGCACCGAATGAAGCCCGAATACGAAAGTTCTTCGATATTCTTCGCGCTTACTCGTCTGTGGGTTTGATTTCCTCGAATCCCGCCGTCTTATCCAACTGTTCATAATAACCACGGCGAATTTCGCCCAGGTCGCTGGCCACCATGCGTGCCATCATTCGATTGACGGGCTGCTTGAACTGGCGACGAAGTTCATCCGTGCTGGGTTCAAACTTCGACGGTTGCACGATATAGATGACGCGTCCGGGTTGATTGGCCCCCGCTGAGTAGCCGCCCTCATCGGTCGTGAAGACCGCACTCATGAATTTCTCGCCGACCGAGTCCAATTCTGGAACGTTGCCGATTGTCGCACCTTGGAACCCGAACGACTCCATCCAAGTAAACGGCCCGAGCCCCTCGTAGAAATTGGCTTTCTTTTCATCGGGGACCAATTCAGCAAGCGACTTGCCGGCGTCCGCCTGTTTGACCAATTCGGCGGCAGCCTCGGTGGCCAACTTACGGGCCTCTTGCGTGCGGATTGCCAACACGACTTCGTCCCGAACTTCGTCCAGCGACGGAGTGTAGGCCTCGGTTTCTTCGGTCTTCCAAGTCACGTACATCTTGCCTGCCTGGTCGTCCGCCGTGCGGACGGGCGAGAAGAGCGGCTGTTTCGCTAATTGAGTTTGTCCGTTGTCAAAACCGAACATCATGATGCCAAAGCTGGGACCACGACGTCCAAATTGAGTACCGACTTCGAACGAGTTCGCAATCGGTTCGTCACCGATGGTGGCCTCCGAATGAGGACCAATGACTTCCAGAGTCAACCCATACTCTTGGGCCAACTTGGCCAAGTCTGGCTTTGCGGGCGGATCAACTTTCTTGCCGCTGACGAGGTTACTTTTGTAGATCCCTTGGCGGCTGAAGTAGGTTCGCATCGCGGTATTTGCGGCGGTGACCGCCTTGTCCATTCGGTCACGCGCGAGCGGACCGGCCAAGTCGCGAGCGATGTCTTCGCGAACATCTTCAAAGGTTTGTACCTTCGGAGTGTCGTCCTTCTTCGGCTCTTCTTTTTTGGGCTCTTCCTTCTTCGCTTCTTCTTTCTTTGGTTCGCCCTTCTCGGCTACATCCTTCTTCTTTGGCTCGTCAGCGTTCGCTTCGTCCGCGGGTTCGGCCTTCTTTTCGACGTCCTTCTTGGCCGGCTCTTCTTCGTCGGATTCCGCTTCGGTGTCTTCGTCTTGGAAGAAGACCAAACGGGCGCCGTTGCCGAATTCGATACCTGACGAGTCAGCTTCGGCGGGCTTAGCTGCGTCTTCGTTCAGTTTCTTGACGTCCTCGACCTTCTTCTTCACGTCCTCAAGATCTTTCTTAAGTTCGTCGCGTTGGGCTTCGAGCTTCTCTTTGACCTCAGCCGCTTTCTCTATCGGTTCGGACGCGGGCTCAGCTTCGTTTTCCGATTCCTCGGCAACTTCCGATTCCTCTTCGGCTGGCTCGTCCTTCATTTCCGGTTCCGACTTCTCAGCATCGCCGGAGTCCGATTCGACCACAGCCTTCTCGTCTGCGGCTTCGTCTTTCATGTCGTCGTCCGTTTCCGCTGCGTCGGCAGCAGATTCGTCGGCAGCAGCCGGTTCGTCAGCAGCCTCTTCTTCGGGCAACTGGAAATCGCCACCCTTCAAACGTCGGTCGTATTCGGCGCGGACGGCCTCGTCGCTCAGTTTGGCGACTTCCTCGTCCAAATACGTTTGGTAGTTGCCCACCAAGTATTCGAACTTGGCGTTGTAACGTTTGTGGAAACCCGGTTCGGGCGACTGATCATTCGCGTCGCGGTCTTTTCCATCGTCATAGACTTCTCGGACACGAGCCTCAGGCGGATTGGCGTCTGTTTTTTCGATGAAATCGTTGACCAGCAAGCCATAGGCATTGATCGTCGCGTTTTGGTTCAGCTTCAGAAAGTTCTTCCACTGCTCGTCCGGCGTCAGCAGCGGGCCTTGGTTTCCGAACAGCCCCGAATTGCCTCGACGCAAGTAAACGTCGGCCAACATGTGGCTGCGTAGTTGTTCGTAAAGGTGGGGCGGTCCCATCCGATTTCCCGTCGCTTGCATCAAGCGGGCGGTGATTTCGCTGGGGCTGATCAAGCCGTCGGTGAATCGTTCCAACCAGACCTGCAAGGCGTTGTCGTCCAGTTCGAAGCCGGCCTTGCGAGCCTCTTCGGCGAACATGAACGTCCGGATCGTGCCATCGTCGTTGGGGCTTTCGTTGATCCCGAGCGAACGAATTTGTTGGGATTGGGCGTCGTAATCGAAGCCGGACGTCCGCGGCACACCCCCACGAGAAATCGTCTCGTTGGCCAATTCGCTCAAGAATTGCACCGTCGCGGCGTGATTCTGGGTGAAATAGCTGACCCGCGTCTGGGTCAAATCCGTGCCGCCGAACTTCGCCACCACCGCGTCGCTGCCCGCACCTGCACGTTTTTGCAGGTACGTTTGCAGAATCGGCAGGATCACGAACGAGACCAGCGCGAGCAGGGTCGCGAAGATCATGAACGGCTTAAGATTGCGGCGAAACAGTTCAAACGGGCTGGAGCTGTTGTTGTTACTGTTACTGTTACTGTTACTCATGTGATAACGAACTTTCGGCCGCTGGTGGTCTGGCGGTAACTGGACTGGGAGGGATAGGGTTGTGCCGATCGGCAGTGATTTTGGCGAGTCGGCTTGACAACGTCGCCGCAGCGCTGAACTCTCTGTAGCGGAACACTTTGTAGCGGAACTCTCCGCGATAGAGAGCCGAACGGTGCTGACGCGAACCGGAAAGGGTATCGCCCGCACTTTTGAAGGGTCAAGCCGAGATTGTAGAGAAACACGACTTCGACATGGACTTGTCGACGCGGCGTCTCAAAAATTTCGGTGGGGCAAGTTCTGACTTCACTGAAAAATTTTCCACTTCCTACCTGATTGATGTGTCTGCATGGCCAAGAGCACGGGAAAAGCGTTAGTGATCGTCGAATCGCCGGCAAAGGCGCGAACGATCGCGAAATTTCTCGGCCCGAACTATCTGGTCGAGGCCAGTATCGGTCACGTCCGTGATTTGCCGGCCGGCAAAAAAGAGGTCCCGGAAAAGTACAAAGCCGAACCGTGGGCCTACCTAGGCGTCAACACGGATTCGAATTTTGAACCGCTCTACATCGTCCCGGACGAAAAAAAGAAACAGGTCAAAAAACTAAAAGACGCCCTGAAACAATCCGACGAACTGTTTCTGGCGACGGACGAAGACCGCGAAGGGGAAGCCATCAGCTGGCACCTTCACGAATTGTTGCAGCCCAAAGTGCCCGTCCATCGGTTGGTCTTCCACGAAATCACCAAGGAAGCAATCAAGAACGCG
The sequence above is a segment of the Rubripirellula tenax genome. Coding sequences within it:
- a CDS encoding DUF2237 family protein, translating into MAKNVLGTDLASCSTDPMTGFYRDGCCNTGGDDAGLHTVCCEVTAEFLEFSKSRGNDLSTPMPMYRFPGLKPGDRWCLCAARWREAYDAGFAPSVVLEACHISTLEWASLEELQEKAVPDS
- a CDS encoding ATP-dependent helicase is translated as MDAIFKNLTEAQQEAVAHVDGPMLILAGPGSGKTRVVTHRIANMIHQGVPPWQIAALTFTNKAADEMRMRVESLAPNQPVWMGTFHRFCAQLLRRYATMVGLQENYSIYDTSDSKQAMKRAVLAAGVSTTHASPEQIASAISHAKNRLTTPEMMQGLALRPLDALAAKVYPIYQQQLLTANAVDFDDLLLHIANLLRENPEIRGELDSKYRYILVDEYQDTNLAQYAIVRALSIDHPNLAVTGDPDQSIYGWRGADLNNILDFEKDYPSVKTVRLEKNYRSTPNILRAADQLIRYNRRRKAKELFTDHPEGEAVILRMFEDGYQEADGIADEISRAIISDGLKPSDFAIFCRMNALTRSLEHALRSRSLPYQIVNGVEFYQRREIKDLLAYLHLVNNPNHDVALMRVINTPTRGIGNRTVERIREFADYNAIPMLEAARRADQIEGLAKRAVTMVNKFIKLYDRLAIKATASLEDLIRYLVEEIDYEAYLEKTAVEQQDANPMSNVDELITAAVEFDRQHPDDGSLEAFLEQVALVADTDAIDGGTDRVTIMTLHAAKGLEYPRVFVIAVEDDLIPHKRSKETEEQFEEERRLLFVGITRAKEWLQLSCCKRRAVRGDVRPVIPSPFLNELPLDEMKRIESTGNRDWFDSEDDYDQSYPDSWDLPDEDVGSDQVCKTPSDEPAIVAPAGFEIDEVSQLPPEELAAAMKPKKKASVVVAGLKTGADLLKAGTTPLMSYREGTTVRHPEHGDGTIIEVTGRGPKRTAKVQFDGGEHSFRLAYANLEVI
- a CDS encoding PEP-CTERM sorting domain-containing protein, with translation MKRTFFAALGCVALMVMTAAQSQAGVMATSVIGFPTENSTTRDAISGFGTLGSGGGGQHYNIGDYVEETFGNTGLANTDSSRWQFSMSDVTELGTVNTFDARINGVTVGSYSFIGDGNPGSTRSFDLNFAYAPISSYTSVLGPDSFFFTLIATSAVPIGDGSWNWFPGGTVTLSGMQSANAVPEPASLAIFAFGACAFGVTTYRRRRKMTV
- a CDS encoding PEP-CTERM sorting domain-containing protein; amino-acid sequence: MKRSFSAAMVCVALLVMSAAQSHAGVMTTTLAFPSEFSFTRHAIFGDSVLGSGGGGVHVEIGDYVEETFGNTGLVDTTSSRWQFSMSDTTDAGVTSTFDARINGTTVGSYSFDGDGATPTTHTFDLDFTYAPIASFTGGAGPESFFLTLISTSTVPLGQGAWNWIPGGTVTLTGNNNAAAVPEPASLAVFAFGACAFGASVYRRRRRATA
- a CDS encoding PEP-CTERM sorting domain-containing protein (PEP-CTERM proteins occur, often in large numbers, in the proteomes of bacteria that also encode an exosortase, a predicted intramembrane cysteine proteinase. The presence of a PEP-CTERM domain at a protein's C-terminus predicts cleavage within the sorting domain, followed by covalent anchoring to some some component of the (usually Gram-negative) cell surface. Many PEP-CTERM proteins exhibit an unusual sequence composition that includes large numbers of potential glycosylation sites. Expression of one such protein has been shown restore the ability of a bacterium to form floc, a type of biofilm.); its protein translation is MTRHIQAAFLSAALAIAMSATSYAGVVTSVLLDFPTEFSTTRDAINGFGVLGTGSAVHFNLGDYVEQTYGNTGLSNTTGSQWQFSITDFTLDGVLNTFDARINGATVGSFSYTSDGVFGSVHDFDLTYTHAPAINSQIGVMGPDSFFLTLLATSTVPTGSGTWAWNPGGTVTLTGMSSAQAIPEPGSMALLTFATCSLGIAAYRRRKTANGTVC